GCGGAGGCCGTGTGAAGACGGCCGGGGCCTGATGCtagtgctccgatcggagaggccgttcggagttggcctgagcctgagctagtgctccggtcggaaagatgggccgaaggcggccagggcctaaagcgagtgctccagtcggaaagatgggccgaaggtggCCAGGGTCCGAAGCGAGTGCTTCAGTCTGTCGAATTTAGACTCTCGGGCTAGTCCAGAAGAAAAAGAAGTCGTCCTCCTAGTCCGAGCCCTAGCGTGGAAGCCAGTTCGGTTCAAcatgccattggatgagaaaatatTTTACATGCAAGAACATCCTTGTTAAggatatgtttagtgcatctagacatctttcatatttaatagactcattcataaaaatcaaatgaatttgatgattgtatggtaccactattgcttctatgcttaatttagtctagtggtagcatatgacatgtttaggggcttgtaaacctagtgtttaatctagaaaatgggGTCTAagcgtttaactcaacatggtataagataacccttatttagaggtgtgaagaagcttatctttagatcaaaccgagttaaatgtctttggcaaatattctagattgaaccaaatttgggaaaatgattctcatcccattgattgacattgataatctcaacctatctatattttaaaccttgtagctcactctcttggctatttgcattgatatagcaaccttgtgagcttagccaaagtgctcccactcatctccatcattgattcatcatctttataagattgggagtgaatccaagtgcattgcttgagtgtttgcatctagagacactaggtgttcgtgttttgcttgttactcttggtggttgccggcatctagatggcttagagcagcgaggatcatcgagtagaggttggtgattgtctctgcctccgatcatggtgattgtgaggagttcttgaccttttctccgacgaagagccaaaatgtactctaataaattgctcgtggcttgtgtgattctcatcttgtgttggttgtgtggcaccttattgagggtttggcgtgtgatgtcaattagcgcgtgaaccttcaaatgagtgaatcgccacaacgagaactagcttgccggcaagcaagtgaacctcggtaaaaaatcattatgtcatcatttgatttcgaggtaattggtcttcattgatattcattcttgtgattgattggttcacttctcgacacggcggtataactatcttgctctcccTCTTTATaataccgtaaactagttgttaagctctttagtgtagctagttatgagagattgttagtttggttagtgtgactctttagttagcattttaGGGCGCACTAACTTAATAttgtgacatagctattgtgtggatagaaaccatataaactagaattgtggtaggtggcttgcaattttagtaggctagcgcaacacttgcttcacgtaataattgtctaaccggtttgttaagtgttgttgtagaaatttttaataggccattcaccccctctagccattagaaccttttagCGTCAGGGtgggcaagagagagagagagtggagcaGCAAGGAAATATGAGATAGAGGAGCTCGTTGGGCTGGCGACATGTGCGAAGCAAAGCAGGGTGAGGCTAGGCGGCCAGAAGTtgattttgtttatttatttatttagacGAGCGACGCAAACGGCAATCAGTGGAACAAGATGTCCAGACATCCAAACATCTTAGCATTATTAAAGCTGACTGATAAACCAACTAAAGCTAttttattatgattttttttttgtaaattctagctgataagccatgtCATAGGTTCTAACAGGCACCCAAACGCTACCCTATTTCCCGCTCTGAATTCCTCAGTGAAATCCCCTCTCCCTCCAAAATTCCTCTCTTCCCCTTCCGAATTCTCGTTTCCCTCGCACCCTCCGGCCTCCTCCTACATCTCTCTCCCACCTCGCACACTCCAGAATCCAGATTCCTGATTCCTCAGTGCCCCGCTGTCCCCACACACCTCACCGCCAACGATGGCGAACGCCGCCGACGACCTGGACCTCCTGCTCTCACTGGGCGAGGCTGTCCCGGAGACCCCTCCCGCCTCCCCCCGCGCCGCCGATGGCCCCGTGTGCGACGGCGCTTTCACACCACCAAGGACGGCGCGCCCCGGCGGCACCGACATGTCCGTTTTCCGCGACGCCGTCAGGGATTACCTCGAGGCGCCCCCCGAAGCCACATCCCCGCTTGCCAATCGCCCCAAGCGGCCCAAGGCCACCGAAACCCTCGTCGACAAATACTCCGGCCTCCGCATCAAGCACCTCACGCTCTCGCCCCTTGAGATTAGCAACCGCTTCGCCGACATCCGATTTGTGCGCATCACCGCGCTAAAGTGAGGATCCTTTTCCAATTCACCCCGCTGCTGGGTCATTCATGGTCTTTGCTCATCGATTCGTCGGGGGGGATTTTCTTCCCTTTTCTGTTCCGCGTGCAGGAACTCTGTGGGGAGCGACAGGTTCTCCGGCTGTTGGGCAACCGCGGGCGTGGTGCTGGACAAGGGCGTGCCGCGGGTGAGTGCGAAGGGGAGCAGCTACAGCATCTGGAAGATGGGCGCTCTGGACGAGACCGACGTATCTCTGTTCCTGTTTGGGGACGCGCACGTTCACTACTCCGGCGCTGCTGTGGGTTCAGTGTTCGCTGTGTTCAATGGCAATGTCCGCATGGACAATGGGGTACTTCTCGGCTGACATTTTGATTTTCTTAACCGCTTGGATGAGTTGTGCTTAGTGACTCCGTTGCTGATTTGAGTGCGTGTTGGTGATGCTGTTGTGCAGGGCAAAGGGTTCTCTCTGAGTGTTGCTTCAGTGGGGCAGATGTTGAAGATGGGGGTTGCAGCAGACTTTGGTCTCTGCAAAGGCAAGAGGAAAGATGGGGTGGCGTGCACTATGGCTATAAATAAGTATGTACCTCGACCCTGTGAGAATATGTCTTGATATTTCAGTAGTAGCCTCATTATCATTAATTCAGTAACATAGATAACTTTCGGGACAACAATGTACATAGAAGCGATGAGAAGCTTTTGTGATCAATGATCACCACATCACTTCACAGATATCGGCACAAAGTATGATGAGCTAATGCAGCACATTTTTCTTATGTGGCTATGTGCTTGCCTTCCTGCTGCCAGACTTGTACCCTCAGCTAGATGGGGTCTATCCGTCCATGTCTTTGCCGTTTTAGACTGCCCATAAAGCATCTCCTGCGTACCATGTCTCAATCATAAGAATTTATTAATACGCTGTTCTGTGACTgagttctctttctctcttttcagGAGTAAAGTATCATACTGCAAATTTCATTCGTCGGTAAGGATATAACCATCAACATTCAGCAACTTGTATGAAGAGATGGATATGCATGCAACATTATTTCATTATGCTTTCAGCAACTTGTATTAAGAGATGGATATGCATGCAACATGATTTCATCATGCTTCTTTTCTTTACGCAGAAAACATCACAAAAGTACACTACTGGCAGAGTAGAGCTTAAGGGCGGGTAAGTAAAACCTTAAAAGGAGTAGGCTAGGACTTTCCATAATGATCCCACACCTTACGTTGTTTTGTTGGTTGATTGATATAATTGTTACAAGTATCTTCTTGTGCCATGCCATTCTTGCTTATATACAAATGATTTTTCCCCATGGAATCTTTCCAGAAATTTCAAATTTGCTTCCAAACTTCG
Above is a genomic segment from Miscanthus floridulus cultivar M001 chromosome 3, ASM1932011v1, whole genome shotgun sequence containing:
- the LOC136546667 gene encoding uncharacterized protein yields the protein MANAADDLDLLLSLGEAVPETPPASPRAADGPVCDGAFTPPRTARPGGTDMSVFRDAVRDYLEAPPEATSPLANRPKRPKATETLVDKYSGLRIKHLTLSPLEISNRFADIRFVRITALKNSVGSDRFSGCWATAGVVLDKGVPRVSAKGSSYSIWKMGALDETDVSLFLFGDAHVHYSGAAVGSVFAVFNGNVRMDNGGKGFSLSVASVGQMLKMGVAADFGLCKGKRKDGVACTMAINKSKVSYCKFHSSKTSQKYTTGRVELKGGNFKFASKLRSEGIYMVNPSSERPNPRNSFQPVKVMSIDGLKRALSNADRVTNKNQSQGIRFLSHVTANTDNMEPKAPTNGSRNQQKSKVGLNNSLSSSGAKALPKQGLRKPQQDVKRRKVNNPTENIVELDAVSSDDDEINIVLRS